One part of the Aurantibacillus circumpalustris genome encodes these proteins:
- a CDS encoding tetratricopeptide repeat protein produces the protein MNKKSLADTDIVNCSTKLSNLLLKNRSLEEAKMYAENAKALASKIQFAKGILNATNALAGYYSETGNYPEAIALYKEYISECKRLRIGKGLMFGHSNLGLTYRLAGNYKESLTCFFKALEIAEKNKVLNQMHIASYLNNISLVYANYSNYEKAIEYIERAITIANGINGQEEDIIIRSINLSTYYREFQQPKKAIKLLIEKISLNNKTINNEIYEAYMRNNLGQSYSDVGQESDAIREYTKAREIFARVEEFKFANQITINMALSYSRIGNNVLAIATLKEGLTGLEKVNDDELHRYATNVASMVYEKAGDYKKALLFANKSSVLKDSLLSQQQAEAIIDMRTKYETKQKEDSILVQKTEIVNQIALKEEVEKNLGQKTLLLLISIIALVAVSIFASMALVNYRKKRRANELLFEQKKTIELKNSENELLLGEIHHRVKNNLQVISSLLSLQERDVSDAGVKSAILEGKERVKSMELVHKMLYRENKFSGIEMQDYVNNLSIGLIESFGLSKSDVNVNIGFSPITLDVDTAVPLGLILNELIVNSLKHAKTATEKLNLKIEIFQSGQEQLIVNISDNGKGTVSDIETSDSFGLKIVRALIRQLKGVMEIKEQDGLHYFIELKNYKLIT, from the coding sequence TTGAATAAAAAATCTCTGGCAGACACGGATATTGTTAACTGCTCAACGAAGCTTTCAAATCTTCTGCTAAAAAATCGGTCTCTCGAAGAAGCAAAAATGTATGCCGAAAACGCAAAAGCCTTGGCTAGTAAAATACAATTTGCTAAAGGAATATTAAACGCAACAAATGCACTCGCTGGATATTATTCTGAAACTGGAAATTACCCGGAAGCTATTGCCTTATACAAGGAGTACATTTCTGAATGTAAACGTTTGAGAATTGGAAAAGGTTTAATGTTTGGTCATAGCAATCTCGGTTTAACTTACCGTTTAGCAGGAAATTACAAAGAATCGCTTACCTGTTTTTTTAAGGCTCTTGAAATCGCAGAAAAAAACAAAGTACTAAATCAGATGCACATAGCTAGCTATCTTAACAATATTTCTCTTGTTTACGCCAACTATAGCAATTATGAAAAGGCCATTGAATATATTGAAAGAGCCATAACAATAGCCAATGGAATTAATGGGCAGGAGGAAGATATAATAATTCGTTCAATTAATTTGAGCACTTATTATCGCGAGTTTCAGCAACCCAAAAAGGCAATCAAATTACTTATAGAGAAAATCTCTCTAAACAATAAAACCATTAACAACGAAATTTATGAAGCTTATATGAGAAATAACTTAGGACAAAGTTATTCGGACGTTGGTCAGGAATCAGATGCCATCCGTGAGTACACCAAAGCACGAGAAATTTTTGCGAGAGTAGAAGAATTTAAATTTGCTAACCAAATTACTATTAACATGGCCTTGTCGTATTCAAGAATAGGTAACAATGTGTTGGCAATAGCTACATTAAAAGAAGGATTAACTGGACTTGAAAAAGTGAATGATGATGAACTACATCGGTACGCAACCAATGTGGCCTCCATGGTTTATGAGAAAGCAGGCGATTATAAAAAAGCACTCCTATTTGCGAACAAAAGTTCTGTATTAAAGGATAGTCTTCTCTCTCAGCAACAAGCAGAAGCAATCATTGACATGCGAACAAAGTATGAAACCAAACAAAAAGAAGATTCTATTCTTGTTCAGAAAACTGAAATTGTAAATCAAATCGCTTTGAAAGAAGAGGTGGAAAAAAATCTTGGACAAAAAACACTATTGTTGTTAATCTCAATAATTGCCCTGGTTGCCGTTTCTATTTTTGCGTCTATGGCCTTAGTAAACTATCGTAAAAAACGAAGAGCAAATGAACTTTTGTTCGAGCAGAAAAAAACAATCGAATTAAAAAATTCAGAAAACGAATTACTGCTGGGTGAAATTCACCACCGTGTAAAAAACAATCTTCAGGTAATTTCTAGTCTATTGAGTTTGCAAGAGCGTGATGTAAGTGATGCCGGAGTAAAATCTGCCATTCTTGAAGGCAAAGAACGAGTCAAATCAATGGAACTCGTTCATAAAATGCTATACCGTGAAAACAAATTTAGTGGTATTGAAATGCAGGATTATGTTAATAATCTGAGCATAGGTTTAATCGAAAGTTTCGGCTTAAGTAAAAGTGATGTGAATGTTAATATTGGTTTTAGTCCAATTACTTTGGATGTTGATACTGCCGTTCCTTTGGGTTTGATTTTAAACGAATTGATTGTAAATTCACTTAAACATGCTAAAACCGCTACTGAAAAATTGAATTTAAAAATAGAAATTTTCCAGAGTGGACAAGAACAACTCATAGTAAATATTTCTGATAATGGAAAAGGAACTGTGAGTGATATTGAAACTTCCGATTCATTCGGGTTGAAAATTGTAAGAGCTTTAATTCGCCAGCTTAAAGGTGTTATGGAAATTAAAGAACAAGACGGGCTGCATTATTTTATTGAATTAAAAAATTATAAATTAATCACATGA
- a CDS encoding LytR/AlgR family response regulator transcription factor, whose protein sequence is MTEIKILIVEDEVLVAEDLAGYMKDCGFKVTGIATTNEECFESINQNEPDIILMDINIQGKLDGIEIAKILNQTKRIPFIFLTANTDTMTVNRALPLNPHAFISKPFNKNDLKIAIELACQKHNDTVIQNATADHDVINHSIFVKDGSVYKRIDVPLVLYIEAKGSYSTIVTTTKSYTLSYNLNYFATQVNNPVFKRVHRSFIVNVNKVEGIDNSALLINKIPIPVSKQYQKEIMNMFLKL, encoded by the coding sequence ATGACAGAAATAAAAATTTTAATTGTTGAAGATGAAGTTCTGGTTGCAGAAGATCTTGCGGGTTACATGAAAGATTGCGGATTTAAAGTGACAGGAATAGCAACAACAAACGAAGAATGTTTTGAATCGATCAATCAAAACGAGCCAGATATTATTTTAATGGACATTAATATTCAGGGAAAATTAGACGGCATTGAAATTGCAAAAATTCTAAATCAAACAAAAAGAATTCCGTTTATATTTCTAACGGCTAATACAGATACTATGACTGTGAATAGAGCATTGCCATTAAATCCGCACGCTTTTATATCTAAACCCTTTAATAAAAATGATTTAAAAATTGCCATTGAGCTTGCATGTCAAAAACACAATGATACGGTTATTCAGAATGCAACCGCGGATCATGATGTGATTAATCACTCCATATTTGTTAAAGACGGCTCAGTGTATAAACGTATTGATGTCCCCTTAGTTCTTTACATTGAAGCAAAAGGAAGCTATTCTACGATTGTAACAACTACAAAATCGTATACACTTTCTTATAATCTGAATTATTTTGCGACTCAGGTAAATAATCCTGTTTTTAAACGCGTTCACCGTTCGTTTATAGTAAATGTGAATAAAGTGGAAGGAATCGATAATTCAGCACTACTGATTAATAAGATACCAATTCCTGTTAGTAAGCAGTATCAAAAGGAAATTATGAATATGTTTCTGAAACTGTAA
- a CDS encoding sensor histidine kinase: MNKRTMRFLSFLLLLLQSYILNSQNGLTINELNSGADKIDLISYLQIKKTESDSFIPLQKVLNKLPVNKSLEFSLAIFNSTNDTIVRILQFPHRYVTANSFNIMSSTTNRMENYFERLNCINLSLAPQEEKLITVSIDELNRAEENKLDLILVSKQYLEKSTNRVYYTQAFFLGLFAFLFLFNLVIFFVTRWRVYFKYAVYIFSALIYFLYYFGLLQTLFTSVNQIPINLTYTWYSIIFISYFYFLNQFGEYKKFVPRAYQLLNVGIIFKSSELVINTVLHVLGLDFIYSHVYIDTILSLEIILMLFILFYIVKNKNLRGKIVIIASCFLIVGGIIEQAKLFPGWDNAYFVECGITAELLIFSVGLGYTTKLYYDEKRKAELLYIEQLVANQSFQKESNEKLEQIVKQRTEELNHEKSLVDKKNTENELLLAEIHHRVKNNLQVVSSLLSLQEKSMKSEDAKMEIRRGKERIRSMELVHKMLYSANSFSGIEMKDYVKKLSEGLIESFGIHSNEIQLEIDFPKIILDVDTAIPVGLILNELIINALKHAKKEAVKLELKIQLLVKDKTWLQLNVSDNGHGGISEVQSSNSFGLRIIQALIRQLNGELTIEENDGIHYSITLQWLNENKSAYS; this comes from the coding sequence ATGAATAAACGTACGATGCGATTTTTATCATTTCTTTTGCTTCTTTTGCAATCCTATATTCTCAATTCACAAAATGGTTTAACTATTAATGAATTAAATTCCGGAGCAGATAAGATTGACCTCATTTCTTATTTACAGATCAAAAAAACAGAAAGTGATAGTTTTATTCCACTGCAAAAAGTACTTAACAAACTTCCGGTAAATAAAAGTCTGGAGTTTAGTCTTGCGATTTTTAATAGTACAAATGATACTATTGTTAGAATTCTACAATTTCCACATCGTTATGTTACCGCTAACAGTTTTAATATTATGTCTTCGACAACAAATCGAATGGAGAATTACTTTGAAAGGTTGAATTGCATTAACCTAAGCTTAGCCCCACAGGAAGAAAAATTGATTACAGTTTCAATAGATGAATTAAACCGCGCGGAAGAAAATAAATTGGATCTTATACTTGTTTCAAAGCAGTACTTAGAAAAAAGCACAAATCGAGTTTATTATACGCAGGCATTTTTTTTAGGACTTTTCGCGTTTCTTTTTCTTTTTAATTTGGTTATTTTTTTTGTGACAAGATGGAGAGTCTATTTTAAATACGCCGTATATATATTCAGCGCTTTAATTTATTTCTTGTATTATTTCGGATTACTACAAACTCTATTTACATCTGTTAATCAAATCCCCATTAACCTCACATACACATGGTATAGCATTATTTTTATAAGCTATTTCTATTTTTTAAATCAATTTGGAGAATATAAAAAATTCGTTCCGCGAGCGTACCAACTTTTAAATGTTGGAATTATTTTTAAAAGTTCAGAACTAGTTATAAATACGGTATTACATGTATTGGGTTTAGATTTTATTTACTCTCACGTTTATATTGATACGATCCTAAGCCTTGAAATAATTCTCATGTTATTTATTCTATTTTATATAGTAAAAAATAAAAATCTTCGTGGAAAGATTGTCATTATTGCTTCCTGTTTTCTTATTGTTGGTGGAATTATTGAACAGGCAAAATTATTTCCAGGCTGGGATAACGCCTATTTTGTTGAGTGTGGTATTACCGCCGAACTTTTAATTTTTTCGGTAGGTTTGGGTTATACAACCAAACTCTACTATGACGAAAAAAGAAAAGCAGAATTACTATATATTGAACAACTCGTAGCGAATCAAAGTTTTCAAAAGGAGAGCAATGAAAAGCTTGAACAGATTGTAAAACAACGAACCGAAGAATTAAATCATGAAAAATCTTTAGTGGATAAGAAGAATACTGAGAATGAATTACTCCTTGCGGAAATTCATCATCGGGTAAAAAACAATCTTCAAGTTGTGTCAAGTTTATTAAGTTTACAAGAGAAGAGTATGAAGAGCGAGGATGCTAAAATGGAGATTCGTAGGGGAAAGGAGCGGATAAGATCAATGGAGTTGGTTCACAAAATGCTATATAGTGCCAATTCATTTAGCGGCATTGAAATGAAAGATTATGTGAAAAAACTTTCTGAAGGTTTAATTGAAAGTTTTGGGATCCATTCTAACGAGATACAATTGGAAATAGATTTTCCAAAAATTATTTTGGATGTTGATACTGCAATTCCAGTAGGTTTAATATTAAATGAACTAATTATTAATGCATTAAAGCATGCAAAAAAGGAAGCCGTGAAATTGGAGTTGAAAATACAATTGCTCGTGAAAGATAAAACATGGCTCCAGCTTAATGTCAGTGATAACGGGCACGGGGGTATTTCTGAAGTACAATCTTCAAATTCATTTGGATTAAGAATTATACAAGCATTGATACGACAACTTAATGGAGAACTAACAATAGAAGAAAACGACGGAATACATTATTCAATAACTTTACAATGGCTAAATGAAAATAAAAGTGCTTATAGTTGA